The Brasilonema sennae CENA114 genome includes a region encoding these proteins:
- a CDS encoding glycosyltransferase family 2 protein, translating to MSETRVTVAIPTYNRASLLKFSLESVLAQDYPDFQVLVLDNASDDDTEAVVRSFAQQDERITYIRNQTNIGVLGNWNRAIELNTSPYLTILSDDDLMLPGLISESVQALDEHAQVAFSFALVRFIDIDGNLLHFQETKKIADGVINGLDFLEQTVSWQGCPVYTSSIFLRKSALAVVGSFDSPHTKHTFDLTMVYRMTAHFDILFLRKELVHVRLHPGQITETDWRYDRNGPVGVMAEIIDAVSYLLESDRAADPEYRKWLAERLLALNARQSEFAHLALPYMQHTWEERLQFATQEVAKLIPPDESFILVDDGQWQYEAIAGGRAIPFVEKDGLYWGPPEDDTTAIEEVERWEQKGVKFIVFGWPSFWWFDYYSGFYRHLRSRYPRVFKNSRLVVFDLQS from the coding sequence ATGTCTGAAACAAGAGTAACTGTAGCAATTCCTACTTACAATCGAGCCTCCTTACTCAAATTTAGTCTTGAGAGTGTTTTGGCACAGGATTATCCAGATTTTCAGGTTTTAGTCTTGGACAATGCCTCGGATGACGACACAGAAGCAGTTGTGCGCTCGTTCGCCCAGCAGGATGAACGAATCACTTACATCCGCAATCAGACTAATATTGGTGTGCTGGGTAACTGGAACCGCGCGATCGAACTCAACACCAGCCCTTACTTAACAATTTTGAGCGATGATGATTTGATGCTCCCAGGATTGATTAGCGAATCTGTCCAGGCGTTGGATGAGCATGCGCAAGTCGCGTTCTCGTTCGCCTTAGTCCGGTTCATTGATATTGATGGTAATTTATTACACTTTCAAGAGACAAAAAAGATAGCAGATGGTGTGATCAACGGTCTAGATTTTCTGGAACAGACTGTCTCCTGGCAGGGTTGTCCTGTTTATACCTCAAGTATTTTTCTACGGAAGTCAGCGCTGGCAGTTGTTGGATCGTTCGACAGCCCCCACACCAAGCATACATTCGACTTGACGATGGTTTACCGCATGACAGCGCACTTCGATATCCTGTTCTTGCGGAAGGAACTTGTCCACGTCCGTCTGCACCCAGGACAGATTACAGAAACTGACTGGCGCTATGACCGCAATGGACCGGTTGGGGTGATGGCTGAGATAATTGATGCTGTGAGTTACCTGTTGGAGAGCGATCGCGCCGCAGATCCAGAATATCGCAAATGGTTAGCAGAACGCCTCCTCGCCCTTAACGCCCGACAAAGCGAATTTGCACACTTGGCTTTGCCATATATGCAGCATACCTGGGAAGAACGATTGCAGTTTGCAACTCAGGAAGTCGCGAAGCTGATACCACCTGATGAAAGCTTTATCCTGGTTGATGATGGTCAGTGGCAATATGAGGCGATCGCTGGTGGACGTGCTATTCCCTTTGTAGAAAAAGATGGGCTGTATTGGGGACCACCAGAAGATGACACAACCGCTATCGAGGAAGTTGAACGGTGGGAACAAAAGGGAGTGAAGTTTATTGTCTTTGGGTGGCCATCCTTCTGGTGGTTTGATTACTACTCTGGATTCTACCGTCACCTACGCTCTCGCTACCCTCGTGTGTTTAAGAATAGCCGTCTCGTCGTATTCGACCTCCAGTCATGA
- a CDS encoding glycosyltransferase family 1 protein, with product MSSKLRIIVTGLVGLYPVGGVAWDYLQYVIGLAQLGHDVYYHEDTWSWPYHPLNKTYTSEGNYSAQYIRDFFNHYAPELLERWHYLHLHSTSFGMNQAEFDEVARTADVFLNVSGACIIPDNLSSRCVKIFLDTDPGYNQLMLSERFDWSENVERWCTQVAAHDQHFTYAENIYSTKCIIPKVDFEWKTTRMPVVMDLWEQVARVEPPQMEAWTTVMTWNAFKGKLVYKGVEYKSKGSEFEKVLSLPQHTSVPLKVAVGGVNAPLARLANAGWNVVDGPTVTLTPESYQKFIANSRGELSSAKHVYVAMSSGWFSCRSACYLAGARPVVVQDTGFTEVFPVGEGLLTFKTQEEAVAAIHNVEANYTLHAKTARDIAYEYFDSEKVLRNFIEKVNH from the coding sequence ATGTCTTCAAAACTTCGGATCATCGTCACAGGACTCGTCGGCTTATACCCAGTCGGCGGAGTAGCTTGGGATTATCTACAGTACGTCATCGGTCTGGCACAGTTGGGACACGATGTCTATTATCACGAAGACACGTGGAGCTGGCCATACCATCCGCTCAACAAAACTTATACCTCCGAAGGCAACTACTCAGCACAGTACATTAGGGATTTTTTCAACCACTACGCGCCAGAACTGCTTGAACGGTGGCATTACCTCCACCTGCACTCAACCAGCTTTGGAATGAATCAGGCAGAATTCGACGAAGTTGCACGAACCGCTGATGTCTTTTTAAATGTCAGTGGAGCCTGCATAATTCCTGATAACCTCTCGTCGCGCTGTGTAAAAATCTTCCTCGACACAGATCCAGGCTATAACCAGCTTATGCTCAGCGAGCGCTTCGACTGGTCAGAGAACGTAGAGCGGTGGTGTACTCAGGTGGCTGCCCACGATCAACACTTCACCTACGCAGAAAACATCTACAGCACAAAATGCATCATTCCAAAGGTAGATTTTGAGTGGAAGACGACGCGGATGCCAGTTGTCATGGATTTGTGGGAGCAAGTCGCACGAGTGGAACCGCCTCAGATGGAAGCGTGGACAACAGTCATGACTTGGAACGCGTTCAAGGGAAAGCTGGTTTACAAGGGTGTGGAGTATAAGAGCAAAGGAAGTGAGTTTGAGAAAGTGCTTTCATTGCCCCAACACACGAGTGTACCGCTCAAAGTAGCAGTAGGTGGTGTGAATGCTCCACTGGCGCGGTTAGCAAACGCAGGGTGGAATGTGGTGGATGGACCAACCGTCACTTTAACACCGGAAAGTTATCAGAAGTTTATCGCCAACTCACGCGGTGAGCTTTCGTCTGCTAAGCACGTTTACGTCGCAATGTCTAGTGGTTGGTTTAGTTGCCGTTCCGCTTGCTACTTGGCTGGTGCTCGTCCTGTTGTTGTTCAGGATACTGGCTTTACGGAGGTCTTTCCAGTGGGAGAAGGTCTTTTAACCTTCAAAACGCAGGAGGAAGCTGTTGCTGCTATTCATAATGTTGAAGCAAACTATACATTGCATGCAAAAACAGCACGTGATATTGCGTATGAATATTTCGATTCAGAAAAAGTACTGAGAAATTTTATAGAGAAAGTAAATCATTAG
- a CDS encoding polysaccharide deacetylase family protein, which produces MEYSASTNQTSDRTIAILSFHKIGEPPPNGWESWFYIPETTFVDHLTYLQKNNWQVIDLATFLQGLTTPEILPKRSALLTFDDGYQSMLTTVVPLLLKFAYPSVIFVPTDFIGKHNSFDTDCEPEEPICTWDELRQLERSNVSVQPHGVTHRAFSYLSLAEQEEELSRSKATLEAGLKKPVDIFCYPYGDDGQDPQTIKKVLQRVGYQAACLYGGDPVSVAEASANPYRLPRLAMGPDTDLQAILNPEAVPSVVFQS; this is translated from the coding sequence GTGGAATATTCCGCAAGCACTAACCAAACAAGCGATCGCACCATAGCAATTTTAAGTTTTCACAAGATTGGTGAGCCGCCTCCCAATGGTTGGGAGTCATGGTTCTACATACCAGAAACAACATTTGTTGACCACTTAACCTACCTCCAGAAAAATAACTGGCAAGTTATCGACCTAGCAACCTTCCTGCAAGGTCTGACTACACCAGAAATCTTACCCAAACGCTCTGCGCTACTAACCTTTGATGACGGCTATCAGTCGATGCTAACGACTGTAGTTCCCTTGTTGCTCAAATTTGCATATCCCAGCGTCATCTTCGTACCAACTGACTTCATTGGAAAACATAACTCTTTCGATACCGACTGTGAACCCGAAGAACCAATCTGTACTTGGGATGAACTGCGTCAACTAGAACGTTCTAACGTTTCCGTCCAACCTCATGGAGTCACACATCGGGCATTTTCCTACCTATCCCTTGCCGAACAAGAAGAAGAACTGTCCCGCTCCAAAGCTACCCTAGAAGCTGGGCTGAAAAAGCCCGTCGATATCTTTTGTTACCCCTATGGAGATGATGGACAAGACCCCCAAACCATCAAAAAAGTCCTGCAACGAGTTGGATATCAAGCAGCCTGCCTCTATGGCGGTGATCCTGTTTCTGTAGCCGAGGCGAGCGCCAATCCATATCGTTTACCACGCTTAGCCATGGGACCAGATACTGATTTGCAAGCAATCTTAAACCCAGAAGCAGTTCCCTCTGTTGTTTTCCAATCATAA
- a CDS encoding glycosyltransferase, translating into MSVKVCLYAKTLYYPTGGGHLWVYLNWALGLRALGCQVIWLEAVFPWTSAPEVQALVTALKHNLEPYGLAESVALCCADDQPLPETVQSDCLDLEAATEADLLLNMRYGMPSDVVKRFRRSVLLDIDPGLLQTWISARTLEVAPHDMYFTIGETVGKPGTQIPDLGLEWHYTPPCVALNWWTPHPTTADAPFTTVSHWSGDEWMEDKGEVYTNDKRTGFLPYFDLPQQTNQALELALCLGDNEQNEVITLQEKGWRIRHSLEISSTPQDYQHYIQNSRGEFSCVKPSCIRLQNAWISDRTICYLASGKPAIVQNTGPSQFLPDSAGLFRFNNLEQATRCLEKIAADYEQQCHLARALAEEYFDAQKVTKHLLEKVFL; encoded by the coding sequence ATGAGCGTCAAAGTCTGCCTCTACGCCAAAACCCTCTACTATCCTACAGGTGGCGGTCACCTGTGGGTCTATCTCAACTGGGCTTTAGGACTACGCGCCCTTGGTTGTCAAGTGATTTGGCTGGAAGCAGTTTTCCCTTGGACAAGCGCACCAGAGGTGCAAGCGTTGGTAACTGCTTTAAAACATAACTTAGAGCCATACGGCTTAGCAGAATCGGTAGCGCTTTGCTGTGCTGATGATCAGCCGTTACCTGAAACTGTACAAAGTGATTGCTTAGATCTCGAAGCAGCAACTGAGGCAGATTTACTGCTGAACATGAGATACGGTATGCCCTCCGATGTCGTCAAGCGCTTCCGACGATCCGTCTTACTAGATATCGATCCTGGTCTGTTGCAAACCTGGATCAGCGCCAGAACTCTAGAAGTCGCGCCCCATGACATGTACTTCACTATCGGCGAAACGGTTGGTAAACCAGGCACTCAGATTCCAGACTTAGGACTGGAGTGGCATTATACGCCCCCATGCGTGGCACTAAATTGGTGGACACCGCACCCAACAACTGCAGATGCACCCTTTACCACTGTTTCACACTGGAGTGGTGACGAATGGATGGAAGACAAAGGTGAGGTTTACACCAACGATAAACGAACTGGCTTCCTGCCATATTTTGACTTACCACAACAGACAAACCAGGCGCTAGAATTAGCGCTTTGCCTAGGAGATAACGAACAAAACGAGGTAATAACGCTACAGGAAAAAGGTTGGCGTATCCGTCACTCCCTAGAAATTTCATCCACACCCCAGGACTACCAGCATTACATTCAGAACTCCCGAGGCGAATTTAGCTGTGTCAAACCATCCTGTATTCGGTTGCAAAACGCTTGGATTAGCGATCGCACCATCTGCTATCTAGCCAGTGGTAAGCCCGCCATCGTTCAGAATACAGGTCCAAGCCAGTTTCTTCCAGATTCCGCCGGACTCTTTCGCTTCAACAATTTGGAGCAAGCAACCCGCTGCTTAGAAAAGATAGCCGCTGATTATGAACAACAATGCCATTTAGCTCGTGCACTCGCAGAAGAATACTTTGACGCCCAGAAAGTGACTAAACATTTACTGGAAAAGGTATTTTTATAA
- a CDS encoding ABC transporter ATP-binding protein has translation MTTAKSTIDLNIHRRLLLQAKPYWSQIVGTFLLDLVSTPLFLLTPLPLQIAVDNVLGSQPLPKFFEALLPEVIKSSKTNLLVFAVSLVVLIALVRPLLGIGSSLLRAYTGEKMILDFRSRLFHHAQGVSLSYHDTRGTSDSVYRIQYDAPAIEWITVEGIIPLLITGFTLIGMVYVTVLIDWELAVIALAVSPILFFVTKTYSGRLRSKWLEHEHMASTAMSVMQEVLGTLRVVKAFGREEYERDRYLRHSKKAVWALIRVTLIQNLVSSVVNLSIAIGTAVVLFMGVRHVQTGILTLGQLLLVNSYIAQLYGPLQALGNQVTGLQRSLASAERALSLLDEPLDVLERNNAKQLSRARGTVVYRNVCFGFNNNQPVLDNISLEIPAGTRLGIVGRTGAGKTTLVNLLMRFFDPTSGEILLDGVDLRDYKLADLRNQFAIVLQEPVLFSTTIIENIAYARPEASNQEIIAAARAANAHDFISKLPQGYETQVGERGMSLSGGERQRISLARAFLKNAPILILDEPTSSVDTKTEAAIMEAMERLMHKRTTFMIAHRLTTLENCDMLLELENGQIVSVTKDVSNAIKNRLALGEHNTNINEDLEELI, from the coding sequence ATGACTACCGCAAAGTCCACTATTGATTTGAATATCCATCGACGGTTGCTACTCCAGGCAAAACCGTACTGGTCGCAAATTGTAGGTACTTTCCTGCTTGATTTGGTGTCAACTCCTCTGTTCCTGCTGACTCCTCTGCCGTTGCAGATCGCTGTTGACAATGTCCTTGGCTCCCAACCGCTGCCTAAATTCTTTGAAGCGTTGCTGCCAGAGGTCATCAAAAGTTCCAAGACAAATTTGCTTGTATTTGCTGTCAGCCTCGTGGTACTGATTGCCTTGGTACGTCCGCTTTTGGGAATTGGCAGTTCATTACTGCGAGCGTACACAGGCGAAAAAATGATTCTGGATTTTCGCTCTCGCCTGTTTCATCACGCTCAGGGCGTCTCACTTTCTTACCACGATACCAGAGGAACCTCCGACTCTGTATACCGCATTCAATACGATGCCCCTGCCATTGAATGGATCACAGTTGAGGGCATTATACCCTTATTAATCACGGGTTTTACCCTCATCGGCATGGTCTATGTGACTGTGCTGATTGACTGGGAACTAGCAGTGATTGCACTCGCTGTTTCACCTATTCTGTTTTTTGTCACAAAAACTTATAGTGGTCGTCTGCGCAGCAAATGGCTAGAGCATGAACACATGGCAAGCACAGCCATGTCGGTCATGCAGGAAGTGCTGGGAACGCTCCGTGTTGTCAAAGCATTTGGCAGAGAGGAGTACGAAAGGGATCGTTACTTGCGCCACTCCAAAAAAGCAGTTTGGGCACTTATCCGCGTTACCTTGATTCAGAATCTTGTTAGCTCCGTTGTTAACTTGAGTATTGCTATAGGAACAGCTGTCGTTCTTTTCATGGGTGTACGACATGTTCAAACAGGAATTTTGACCTTAGGGCAATTATTGTTAGTAAATTCCTATATTGCACAATTATACGGACCGCTACAAGCTCTCGGCAATCAAGTGACAGGACTGCAACGTTCACTCGCTAGTGCAGAAAGAGCTTTATCACTACTTGATGAACCACTAGATGTCCTTGAACGCAACAATGCCAAACAACTTTCTCGCGCCCGGGGAACTGTGGTCTACCGTAACGTCTGCTTTGGTTTCAATAATAACCAACCAGTTCTAGATAACATCTCCCTTGAGATTCCAGCAGGAACGCGCTTAGGCATTGTTGGCAGAACAGGCGCAGGTAAGACAACTCTGGTCAACTTGTTAATGCGTTTCTTTGACCCCACCAGCGGTGAGATTCTGCTTGATGGCGTAGATTTGCGTGACTACAAGCTAGCTGATTTACGCAACCAGTTTGCGATCGTCCTTCAAGAACCTGTACTCTTCTCGACCACAATTATTGAGAACATCGCCTATGCCCGCCCCGAAGCCAGCAATCAAGAAATTATAGCAGCAGCAAGAGCCGCTAACGCCCATGATTTTATCTCAAAACTACCCCAAGGCTACGAAACTCAAGTCGGAGAAAGGGGTATGTCCCTTTCAGGTGGAGAACGTCAACGCATCTCACTAGCCCGCGCCTTCCTGAAGAATGCCCCCATCCTGATTCTTGATGAACCCACCAGTTCAGTGGACACAAAAACCGAAGCCGCAATCATGGAAGCGATGGAACGCCTTATGCACAAGCGCACCACCTTTATGATTGCTCACCGCTTAACCACACTGGAAAACTGCGACATGCTCTTAGAACTTGAGAATGGACAAATCGTTAGTGTGACTAAAGACGTGTCAAACGCAATTAAAAATCGGCTTGCACTTGGTGAACACAACACTAACATTAACGAGGATTTAGAGGAGCTTATATGA
- a CDS encoding glycosyltransferase, with protein sequence MHRKEQLAGFLTSACPTRKTGKTKLVLVEQTNLAFGQEGYKIWTNLGGRLQNLTLPSSSFSSELVANRKAITVKGKFFFLGDQKIFIKGVSYGPFSTGTHGHPFPEKPVVEIDFAMMAQLGANCLRVYTVPPDWLLDLAAAHGLVLLVGIPWTQHVAFLDSSAVKAEIRNCIAQGVKACRDHPATFAYLVGNEIPPDVVRWHGQKQVRAFVKELMAVAKDNHSQGLVSYANYPCTEYLNIDFTDFVCFNVYLHQEKDFRRYLSRLHNLAEDKPLVLSEFGVDSMREGNQAQAEILSQKLSSSFYMGAAGTIVFSWTDEWFTGGYAIQDWAFGLVDTERLKKPAFDTVQQYYTAALPPVQPEYPKVSVVVCAYNAERTMDSCLASLKELNYPNYEVIVVNDGSTDQTLEITQRYDYVRLISQENKGLSAARNVGIAAATGEIIAFTDSDCMADPDWLTYLVAKFLSSGLAAVGGPNLSPPEDSLVPACVAVSPGVPTHVLLSDEIAEHIAGCNMAFRREALQDICGFDSQFRAAGDDVDLCWRLQDKGYAIGFSPAAIVWHFRRNTVDAYLKQQRGYGKAEALVYFKHPNRFNLFGQPSWAGRIYGDLSAFLRFGQPSIYSGVFGRGLFQTLYEPSSSLISYLPLTLEWNVVALIVFVSALLSGDRPWVGAAMFLISCVWCIAGALQARIDSRFHGARARLLVALLIYLGPLVRSVERYRWRIKQLTKAEPIKFDRP encoded by the coding sequence GTGCATCGCAAAGAGCAGTTGGCGGGTTTTCTCACGTCAGCCTGTCCTACTCGAAAAACTGGCAAAACAAAACTGGTTTTGGTTGAGCAAACTAACCTGGCGTTTGGGCAAGAAGGCTACAAAATTTGGACTAACTTGGGAGGTCGTTTGCAAAACTTAACTTTGCCATCTTCTAGCTTCAGTTCTGAACTGGTTGCAAATAGGAAGGCAATTACAGTCAAGGGTAAGTTTTTCTTTCTTGGAGATCAAAAGATTTTCATCAAAGGAGTTAGCTACGGTCCGTTCTCCACCGGCACCCATGGTCACCCCTTTCCAGAAAAACCTGTTGTGGAGATAGACTTTGCCATGATGGCACAGCTAGGGGCTAACTGTCTACGGGTCTATACTGTTCCACCTGATTGGCTTTTGGATCTCGCTGCTGCTCATGGTCTAGTACTGCTCGTCGGCATACCCTGGACTCAGCATGTCGCCTTCCTTGACTCCTCTGCTGTCAAAGCAGAAATCCGTAACTGCATTGCTCAAGGAGTTAAAGCCTGCCGCGATCATCCCGCTACCTTTGCCTATTTGGTGGGCAATGAAATTCCTCCAGATGTTGTGCGATGGCATGGTCAAAAACAGGTTCGTGCTTTTGTCAAAGAGTTAATGGCAGTAGCGAAAGACAACCATTCACAAGGTCTGGTTAGCTATGCAAATTATCCCTGCACTGAGTATTTAAATATTGACTTCACTGACTTTGTATGCTTCAATGTCTACCTACATCAGGAAAAAGATTTTCGTCGTTATCTCTCCCGACTCCATAACTTAGCCGAGGATAAACCTTTGGTTCTAAGTGAATTTGGTGTGGACTCCATGCGTGAGGGAAATCAAGCCCAAGCTGAGATTCTCTCCCAGAAGTTGTCATCAAGTTTTTATATGGGAGCCGCAGGGACGATAGTCTTTTCTTGGACTGATGAGTGGTTTACTGGCGGATATGCAATTCAGGATTGGGCTTTTGGTTTGGTTGACACCGAACGACTCAAGAAGCCTGCGTTCGATACGGTGCAGCAGTATTACACAGCAGCTCTGCCACCAGTGCAACCCGAGTATCCCAAAGTCTCAGTGGTCGTCTGCGCTTACAATGCTGAGCGCACTATGGACAGTTGTTTAGCTTCTCTCAAAGAACTCAACTACCCTAATTATGAAGTGATCGTCGTCAATGATGGCTCGACTGATCAGACCTTAGAGATTACACAGCGCTACGACTACGTCCGCCTGATTAGCCAGGAAAATAAGGGACTAAGCGCCGCACGCAACGTTGGTATCGCCGCTGCAACAGGCGAAATTATTGCCTTTACCGATTCTGACTGTATGGCAGATCCAGATTGGCTCACTTATCTGGTGGCAAAGTTTCTCTCCTCAGGTTTGGCAGCAGTTGGTGGTCCAAACTTATCTCCCCCTGAGGACTCTCTTGTCCCAGCCTGCGTTGCTGTGTCTCCGGGTGTACCCACCCACGTACTTTTGAGCGATGAGATAGCCGAACATATTGCTGGCTGCAACATGGCTTTTCGTCGAGAAGCGCTACAGGACATTTGTGGCTTTGACTCCCAGTTTCGTGCTGCAGGTGACGATGTTGATCTTTGCTGGCGGCTGCAAGACAAAGGTTACGCGATTGGCTTCAGCCCAGCTGCAATAGTATGGCACTTTCGCCGTAACACGGTAGATGCGTATCTTAAGCAGCAGCGAGGCTATGGTAAGGCAGAGGCGCTGGTTTATTTTAAGCATCCCAACCGCTTTAACCTTTTTGGACAGCCTAGCTGGGCAGGGAGAATCTACGGAGATTTATCTGCATTTCTTCGTTTTGGGCAACCAAGTATTTACTCTGGTGTCTTTGGTCGCGGTTTGTTTCAAACACTATATGAGCCTTCCTCGTCCCTCATTTCTTACCTCCCTCTGACACTGGAGTGGAATGTGGTGGCTTTGATCGTGTTTGTGTCTGCACTGTTGTCTGGTGATCGCCCCTGGGTAGGTGCAGCAATGTTCTTGATCTCCTGTGTCTGGTGTATAGCTGGTGCCCTACAGGCACGGATTGACTCGCGTTTTCACGGAGCTAGGGCACGCCTACTTGTTGCTCTGTTAATCTACTTAGGTCCTCTTGTACGTAGTGTAGAGCGCTACCGCTGGCGTATTAAGCAACTCACCAAAGCGGAACCGATAAAGTTTGATAGACCGTAA
- a CDS encoding NACHT domain-containing protein: MARRSLKASILGIQKAKKAFQVREWTQEYLASEVGLETRQPIWKFFTGKPIERQNFMEICFQLGLDWQEIAELPTQNLPTENKQTLNDCWDINTLVQVVRSRRSEKIQAQCATMRLLDIAQPVELKDIYVNVSILNSITSQRWLDIFELQDLVQEFDYFGLGEVCQERVSAMLSVATYPKLMILGKPGSGKTTFLQYIAQQCNQGKFLSDKVPIFIRLKNFAEDATEIGDFSLLNYIIQELAYFDICDQQIQTLLAQGRLLILLDGLDEVPEDDSAQIIKKIRKLSEEYYKNQFIITCRIAAHQYRFEGFTEVEIADFDLSQIEAFVQKWFVNISRNDREKGQAKARQFMQKLQLSENQQIRELAVTPLLLNLACCVFQARSDFPARRVELYKQGFHILLNRWDEARNIKRDKIRRHLSLPHKVKLLSEIAAITFKQERYFFTKSNVRQYIADYLSKLLTDEVKSEVLQLSSQTVLKSFEAHGLLVQRAQGVYSFSHLTFQEYLVARNIVTHSEPEIVEQKLLWLLNHLHDPRWHKIFLLTAGMLRDATEFLELIKQHADGLVGFDEQLQEFFIWLNQKSLSVKAPYKSAAIRAFYLSLVLVEDLTLSDNLAFSLAIDPSVANHLAPDLAIDLALSRALSLSQTLPCNSPLERVFALNFALPDEQTLVSKPELQRSLQQLKEELPMPDKGTQRLKEWWNANGSQTWAKKLRFVMLRNCNIGHQWQFSEQQKKVLKQYYAANQLLVDCLKSSCEVTTFVREEILETLLLPVSRTSTYVLEDYKCADVYQYGA, from the coding sequence ATGGCAAGGCGTTCACTAAAAGCATCTATCTTAGGGATTCAAAAAGCCAAAAAGGCATTTCAAGTTAGGGAATGGACGCAGGAATATTTAGCAAGTGAAGTTGGGCTAGAAACTCGGCAGCCAATTTGGAAGTTTTTTACAGGTAAGCCGATTGAGCGTCAAAACTTCATGGAAATTTGCTTTCAACTTGGTTTAGATTGGCAAGAGATTGCTGAACTACCAACTCAAAATTTACCAACGGAAAACAAACAAACCTTGAACGACTGCTGGGATATTAATACCTTAGTGCAAGTCGTGCGATCGCGTCGGAGCGAGAAAATTCAAGCTCAATGCGCTACTATGCGGTTGTTAGATATTGCCCAACCAGTTGAGCTAAAAGACATTTATGTCAATGTTTCTATTCTCAATAGCATAACAAGTCAAAGATGGTTAGATATCTTTGAATTGCAAGACTTGGTTCAAGAATTCGACTACTTTGGTTTAGGTGAAGTCTGTCAAGAACGTGTTAGCGCGATGCTTTCAGTTGCAACCTATCCCAAACTGATGATACTAGGTAAACCAGGTTCTGGGAAAACTACCTTTTTACAATATATTGCCCAACAATGTAATCAAGGCAAGTTTCTATCAGATAAAGTTCCGATTTTTATCCGGCTGAAAAACTTTGCCGAAGATGCAACAGAAATAGGCGACTTTAGTTTATTGAACTATATCATTCAAGAGCTTGCCTACTTCGACATTTGCGACCAGCAAATCCAAACATTACTCGCTCAGGGTAGACTGTTGATTCTACTGGATGGCTTGGATGAAGTTCCAGAAGATGATAGCGCCCAAATCATCAAAAAAATTCGCAAGTTATCTGAGGAGTATTACAAAAATCAGTTTATTATCACCTGTCGAATTGCTGCCCATCAGTACCGATTTGAAGGATTCACCGAAGTTGAGATTGCCGATTTTGATTTATCCCAAATCGAAGCCTTTGTCCAAAAGTGGTTTGTCAACATCAGCAGGAATGACAGGGAAAAAGGACAAGCCAAGGCTCGTCAGTTCATGCAAAAGTTGCAGTTATCGGAAAATCAGCAAATTCGAGAACTAGCCGTGACGCCGCTTTTGCTGAATCTGGCTTGTTGTGTGTTTCAAGCTCGTTCAGACTTTCCCGCAAGACGAGTCGAACTTTACAAACAAGGATTTCACATTTTACTCAATCGGTGGGATGAAGCCAGAAACATTAAACGCGATAAAATTCGTCGTCATTTGTCTTTACCTCATAAAGTCAAACTGCTGAGTGAAATTGCTGCTATAACCTTTAAGCAAGAACGTTACTTTTTTACAAAAAGCAATGTCCGGCAATATATCGCGGATTACCTCAGTAAGTTACTCACTGATGAAGTGAAGTCGGAAGTACTGCAACTCAGTAGTCAAACAGTACTGAAATCGTTTGAGGCACATGGACTACTAGTACAGCGGGCGCAGGGAGTTTACTCGTTCTCGCATCTAACTTTTCAAGAGTATTTAGTAGCGAGAAATATTGTTACTCATTCTGAACCAGAGATAGTAGAACAGAAATTGCTCTGGCTGCTTAACCATCTGCATGATCCCCGTTGGCATAAAATCTTTTTACTTACGGCTGGTATGTTAAGAGATGCCACGGAATTCCTTGAGTTAATCAAGCAACACGCTGATGGACTTGTGGGTTTTGATGAGCAATTGCAGGAATTTTTTATCTGGCTAAACCAGAAGTCCCTTTCAGTTAAAGCTCCTTACAAATCTGCAGCTATTCGTGCCTTTTACTTGTCACTAGTCCTTGTTGAAGATCTAACACTGAGCGATAATCTAGCTTTCTCCCTTGCCATCGATCCGAGCGTTGCTAATCATCTTGCCCCGGATTTAGCCATAGATCTCGCTCTTAGCCGTGCACTATCCCTAAGCCAGACTTTACCTTGCAATTCGCCTCTGGAAAGAGTTTTCGCCCTCAACTTTGCTCTTCCAGATGAGCAAACTCTTGTCAGTAAGCCTGAATTGCAGCGATCGCTGCAACAACTCAAAGAAGAATTACCTATGCCAGACAAAGGCACGCAGAGGTTAAAAGAATGGTGGAACGCTAATGGTAGTCAGACTTGGGCGAAAAAATTGAGGTTTGTAATGCTGAGAAATTGTAATATTGGTCACCAGTGGCAGTTCAGCGAGCAGCAGAAGAAAGTGCTCAAGCAGTATTATGCTGCCAACCAATTACTAGTAGATTGCCTCAAGAGCAGTTGTGAAGTCACAACCTTCGTGCGAGAGGAAATTTTGGAAACCTTGTTGTTACCTGTCAGCAGAACATCCACTTATGTATTAGAAGATTATAAATGTGCTGATGTTTATCAGTACGGTGCTTGA